The following proteins come from a genomic window of Miscanthus floridulus cultivar M001 chromosome 2, ASM1932011v1, whole genome shotgun sequence:
- the LOC136536288 gene encoding uncharacterized protein — protein sequence MAVPSFLRRSESLITFNQRDHPSHIARPRRYSLIIDPIVRKNCLTKVLMDVGSGLNILYIDTLDTKRIPWLELRPVLTFEVVNFPGSYHAILGRPCYANFMAVPNYTYLKLKMLGPNGIITVGSTFSHAFTCDRKHYELTTAVINSSELPWLGELSTPVVLDYNKPTSSMAFCPLEETKAAGIDPIR from the exons ATggctgtcccctccttccttcgtaggtcggaatctctgatcacttttAATCAGAGAGACCATCCGTCCCACATCGCTAGACCGAGGCGCTActcgctcatcatcgaccccatcgtccgcaagaactgcctcaccaaggtgctgatggacgtaggcagtggcctcaacatcctctatatcgacaccctcgacaccaAGCGCATCCCCTGGTTGGAGCTTCgacca gtgctcaccttcgaggtggtgaaCTTCCCAgggtcttaccacgccatcttggggcggccatgctatgccaacttcatggcggtccccaactacacctacctgaagctgaagatgctgggaccgaacggcatcatcactgtgggtagcaccttctcgcacgccttcacgtgtGATCGCAagcattacgagctcaccactGCTGTCATCAACTCTTCTGAGCTCCCATGGCTTGGGGAGTTGTCGACCCCAGTAGTCctggactacaacaaaccaacctcctcaatggccttctgcccactcgaggaaactaaggcggcgGGGAtcgaccctatacggtga